Proteins co-encoded in one Pararoseomonas sp. SCSIO 73927 genomic window:
- a CDS encoding heavy metal translocating P-type ATPase gives MDGTRNGSQGQSVSWRVEGMDCASCVAKVEKAVTRLPGVKDVSVNLIAERLTVRLEPGASSATTIEQSLAGLGYTARPLPTNDVVAPADGHAHAAEERDHAGHDQADHDHGEHGHGDTFGHSHADHENPADATKPWYATGKARLVWLLGALVLGAYALSLVLPARLTYPLFLAATLVALVPFGRRAFALARAGTPFSIETLMVTAAAGAAVIGAAEEAAVVVLLFALGELLENVAAGRARAGIKALANLMPRTARRLRADGSTEEVPSDQLSVGDLVLVRPGDRVPCDGTIEEGRSALDESPVTGESIPVSRGPGEAVVAGSINADGALRVRVTRAATDNTIARIIRMVEEATASRAPTQRFIERFSTWWTPGAMLVSALVILVPPFLLGWDWWTSVYRGLAVLLIACPCALVISVPAAMASGLSAGARRGLLIKGGAALEEIGAAKTVAFDKTGTLTEGHPKVTDILPAQGTSESDLLTLAAGVEQGSSHPLAKAVVAAAEARGVATPPVSDQAAVPGKGVTATVDGRKVSVGSPRHAAEAGAQLGGLAEAVTRLENEGKTAVVILADGTVAGVLALRDEPRGDAAEGIAALSRIGIRSVMLTGDNARTGAAIAKGLGLDVKAELLPDDKLREIGALRSSGSVAMVGDGINDAPALAAASVGVAMGGGTDVALETADAAVLKDRVTGVSELVSLSRSTMANVKANVAIAVGLKAVFLVTTLMGVTGLWPAIIADTGATVLVTLNALRLLAWKPSA, from the coding sequence ATGGACGGCACACGGAACGGCAGCCAGGGGCAGTCCGTGTCCTGGCGCGTGGAGGGCATGGACTGCGCCTCCTGCGTGGCGAAGGTGGAGAAGGCGGTCACCCGCCTTCCAGGCGTCAAGGACGTCTCGGTGAACCTCATCGCGGAGCGTCTGACGGTCCGGCTGGAGCCAGGCGCGTCCAGCGCCACCACCATCGAGCAGTCGCTGGCAGGTCTCGGCTACACGGCTCGGCCGCTCCCGACGAACGATGTCGTGGCTCCTGCTGACGGTCACGCCCATGCCGCGGAGGAGCGTGACCATGCCGGGCATGACCAAGCGGACCACGATCACGGCGAACATGGCCACGGCGATACCTTCGGCCATTCACATGCCGACCACGAGAATCCGGCCGATGCCACGAAGCCCTGGTACGCCACGGGCAAGGCACGCCTGGTCTGGCTGCTCGGCGCCTTGGTCCTCGGCGCCTACGCCCTGTCGCTGGTTCTTCCCGCCCGGCTGACTTACCCGCTCTTCCTGGCCGCGACCCTCGTGGCCCTGGTTCCGTTCGGCCGCCGCGCCTTCGCCCTGGCCCGGGCCGGGACACCCTTCTCCATCGAGACCCTGATGGTGACCGCTGCGGCGGGCGCCGCCGTCATTGGGGCAGCCGAGGAGGCTGCCGTGGTCGTCCTGCTGTTCGCTCTGGGTGAGCTGCTGGAGAATGTGGCGGCCGGGCGGGCGCGGGCGGGCATCAAGGCCCTGGCCAACCTCATGCCTCGGACGGCGCGGCGCCTGCGGGCGGACGGCTCCACCGAGGAGGTGCCTTCCGACCAGCTCTCCGTCGGCGACCTCGTCCTGGTCCGCCCCGGCGACCGCGTGCCCTGCGATGGCACCATTGAGGAAGGCCGGTCCGCGCTCGACGAGAGCCCCGTCACCGGGGAGAGCATCCCCGTGTCCCGCGGCCCCGGCGAGGCGGTCGTGGCGGGCTCCATCAACGCCGACGGCGCCCTGCGGGTGCGCGTGACCCGAGCCGCTACCGACAACACCATCGCCCGCATCATCCGCATGGTGGAGGAGGCCACCGCCTCCCGTGCACCGACGCAGCGCTTCATCGAGCGCTTCTCCACCTGGTGGACGCCGGGCGCGATGCTCGTCTCAGCATTGGTCATCCTCGTCCCGCCCTTCCTGCTGGGCTGGGACTGGTGGACCAGCGTCTACCGCGGGCTGGCCGTCCTCCTGATCGCCTGCCCCTGCGCCCTGGTCATCTCGGTGCCAGCCGCCATGGCCTCCGGCCTGTCCGCCGGTGCCCGGCGCGGCCTGCTTATCAAGGGAGGTGCCGCCCTGGAGGAGATCGGCGCGGCGAAGACCGTGGCCTTCGACAAGACCGGCACGCTGACCGAGGGTCATCCCAAGGTGACGGACATCCTGCCCGCGCAGGGAACCTCCGAGTCCGACCTGCTGACCTTGGCGGCCGGGGTCGAGCAGGGGTCCTCGCACCCCCTGGCCAAGGCCGTCGTGGCCGCGGCGGAAGCGCGGGGCGTCGCGACGCCGCCCGTTTCCGACCAGGCTGCTGTGCCCGGGAAGGGGGTCACCGCCACGGTCGACGGCCGCAAGGTCAGCGTCGGCAGCCCGCGCCACGCCGCGGAGGCGGGCGCCCAACTCGGCGGACTGGCCGAGGCGGTCACCCGCTTGGAGAACGAGGGCAAGACGGCCGTCGTGATCCTGGCGGACGGCACCGTCGCGGGCGTCCTGGCGCTCCGTGACGAGCCTCGGGGCGACGCGGCCGAGGGCATCGCCGCCCTTTCGCGGATCGGCATCCGCTCCGTGATGCTGACGGGCGACAACGCCCGGACCGGGGCGGCCATCGCCAAGGGGCTGGGCCTGGACGTGAAGGCCGAGCTGCTGCCGGACGACAAGCTCCGCGAGATTGGAGCCCTCCGGTCGTCCGGCTCCGTGGCCATGGTGGGTGACGGCATCAACGACGCCCCGGCGCTGGCGGCAGCCTCGGTGGGCGTCGCCATGGGCGGCGGCACTGACGTGGCCCTGGAAACAGCGGATGCAGCGGTCCTGAAGGATCGCGTGACCGGCGTCTCCGAACTCGTCAGCCTGTCGCGGTCCACCATGGCCAACGTGAAAGCGAACGTCGCCATCGCCGTCGGGCTCAAGGCGGTCTTCCTCGTGACGACTCTGATGGGCGTGACCGGGCTGTGGCCCGCCATCATCGCGGACACCGGCGCCACGGTGCTGGTGACGCTGAATGCCCTGCGCCTCCTCGCCTGGAAGCCCTCGGCATGA
- a CDS encoding helix-turn-helix domain-containing protein, with the protein MVVEKPLNIGALARVTGTKVETIRWYERVGLLPVPARSAGNYRTYGEPHLGRLSFIRRARDLGFSLEQIRALLDLAEDRERSCDAVDVIAREHLDEVDRKIADLQALQRELASLIGQCRHGNVAECRIIEALAPPK; encoded by the coding sequence ATGGTTGTGGAAAAGCCCCTGAACATCGGCGCCCTTGCTAGGGTGACCGGAACGAAGGTGGAGACCATTCGCTGGTACGAGCGGGTCGGCCTGCTCCCGGTGCCCGCCCGCAGCGCGGGGAACTATCGAACCTACGGCGAGCCGCACCTCGGCCGCCTGAGCTTCATTCGGCGCGCCCGGGACCTTGGCTTCTCGCTGGAACAGATCCGCGCCCTGCTTGACTTGGCCGAGGACCGCGAGCGCTCCTGCGACGCGGTGGACGTCATCGCCCGCGAGCACCTGGACGAGGTGGACCGGAAGATCGCCGACCTGCAGGCGCTGCAGCGAGAACTGGCCTCCCTCATCGGGCAGTGCCGTCACGGCAACGTGGCGGAGTGCCGCATCATCGAGGCGCTTGCCCCGCCGAAGTAG
- a CDS encoding heavy metal-associated domain-containing protein yields MANSETTAPGTRVDLRYRVDGMDCSSCALKIEDAVEHLGGTEDIQVNYKTETLEFRLDEATTPRSAVEDMIRKLGYGVAPLA; encoded by the coding sequence ATGGCCAACAGCGAAACTACGGCGCCCGGGACGCGGGTGGACCTGCGCTACCGGGTCGACGGCATGGATTGCTCCAGCTGCGCTTTGAAGATCGAGGACGCGGTGGAGCACCTTGGCGGCACCGAGGACATCCAGGTCAACTACAAGACCGAGACCCTGGAGTTTCGGCTGGATGAGGCGACCACGCCGCGCTCGGCCGTCGAGGATATGATCCGCAAGCTCGGCTACGGCGTCGCGCCTCTGGCGTGA